Proteins encoded together in one Malassezia restricta chromosome IX, complete sequence window:
- a CDS encoding NAD+ diphosphatase, protein MREGSPQKAWLGSTQGLISPLLSLAFLGIEMREDGPSLPAEPGLHVPTGMPYFVLSLTARSQHRHAWTEACDVLDMRKALGSLAPQDTALVSMARSLIDWNERTRHCPSCGSKQYSALSGHKRVCGTALAKHAYPCSMLEIGGRAPPQECEAWSSLQNYTHPRTDPVVLVGVVCDDKILLARKRGWPKGLYSCIAGFVEQGESIEEATRREAMEETGLDVGHVSYQCSQPWPFPAQLMLGLLAFVKTPDAQVRLDLDNELEEAFFATKEQVKSMLCSQNDQQSHGVVRHGHPVTVPGPEALAHELLSRWAQSSHHVEVHSRL, encoded by the exons atgcgcgaaGGCAGTCCTCAAAAAGCATGGCTTGGCAGTACACAGGGCCTGATCTCGCCCCTCTTGTCCTTGGCCTTTCTTGGTATCGAGATGCGCGAAGACGGGCCTAGCTTGCCTGCCGAGCCTGGCCTGCATGTTCCTACAGGCATGCCCTACTTTGTGCTCTCCCTCACCGCACGGTCGCAGCACCGTCATGCGTGGACGGAGGCGTGCGACGTCCTGGATATGCGCAAGGCACTAGGCTCTTTGGCGCCCCAAGACACGGCTCTCGTGAGCATGGCACGCTCCCTGATCGACTGGAACGAGCGTACGCGGCACTGTCCTTCTTGTGGCAGCAAGCAGTACTCGGCCCTCTCCGGCCACAAGCGCGTATgtggcacggcgctggccaagCACGCATATCCATGCTCCATGCTGGAGATCGGCGGTCGCGCACCGCCTCAAGAGTGCGAGGCATGGAGCTCCCTGCAAAACTATACTCATCCGCGCACCGATCCCGTCGTGCTCGTGGGCGTTGTCTGTGACGACAAGATCCTGCTAGCACGGAAGCGAGGCTGGCCTAAGGGATTGTATTCGTGTATTGC CGGTTTTGTGGAACAGGGGGAATCTATCGAGGAGGCGACACGCCGTGAGGCCATGGAAGAGACAGGCCTCGACGTCGGCCACGTTTCGTATCAGTG CTCGCAACCATGGCCCTTTCCCGCCCAGCTCATGCTGGGGCTCTTGGCTTTTGTCAAGACACCCGATGCGCAGGTCCGGCTCGACCTCGACAACGAATTGGAAGAAGCCTTTTTCGCCACGAAAGAGCAAGTCAAAAGCATGCTCTGCTCACAAAACGACCAACAAAGCCATGGCGTCGTACGGCATGGCCACCCAGTCAC CGTACCTGGCCCCGAAGCCCTGGCGCACGAACTCTTGTCGCGGTGGGCTCAGTCTTCTCATCACGTGGAGGTGCATAGTCGTTTGTAA
- a CDS encoding MFS family protein — translation MPSSHTSIDEDAKSTTKHSETASIDGKKEDDQNVMIGAVGATWKEKLTVVLTTLFLTFGANYTLAALPVLKPVILKNTYYRGHLIDNAKYGVMTSASNLINTVLPFFSGVLVDVYGPSYIALFCSTCIAVGNLVLSLGASRGEFNMINGGEILMGIGNVTIHMCQLKIYAHWFRGSTVDGPGLLGLVTGFDVAIGRVFGLMGALIPAPLMEATGKWYWGLWLGFIFSIFAWALCLVYVLHERTLPAPRKIAQSMLHRRCMSPWQHVTAFLGQFWDHVVQVPAAFWILVLVQLLQTGAVASYESNTVDMMVVTRGEDNVASLKSAAYKYSMHYAIPIVLTPIVGLGFDKLGYRSAAISVCACFYIIAMSLMGFSQVHPVVPMLFDAFGYTLNSVPFLTTVPLLVRRQTLMGTAHGILKAFNASGETIMQVAGGSLQDRAVRHGKPMREKYDYMLYLVLTFKGLEALYGGLYHALDRRYFGGVMRMTEKQRVKKEAELGEQSYGSLCRPHAFWTVLGCVTSVLIVAAAYGVFIHFWITNPDEKPGTA, via the coding sequence ATGCCATCATCGCATACGTCGATCGACGAGGATGCAAAAAGCACTACCAAGCACAGCGAAACAGCATCGATAGATGGCAAAAAAGAGGACGACCAGAATGTCATGATTGGCGCGGTGGGCGCCACATGGAAGGAGAAGCTCACAGTGGTCCTCACCACCCTGTTCCTGACGTTTGGCGCCAATTACACactggcggcgctgcctgTGCTCAAGCCGGTGATCCTCAAAAACACGTATTACCGGGGGCATCTCATTGATAATGCCAAGTATGGTGTCATGACATCTGCCTCCAATCTCATTAATACGGTGCTACCGTTTTTTTCGGGCGTGTTGGTCGACGTATATGGCCCCAGCTACATTGCGTTATTTTGCTCGACATGCATCGCGGTAGGCAATCTTGTGCTATCCCTCGGTGCATCGCGGGGCGAATTCAACATGATCAACGGCGGCGAGATTCTCATGGGGATCGGCAATGTTACGATTCACATGTGTCAACTCAAGATTTATGCACACTGGTTCCGTGGCTCGACGGTGGATGGACCAGGCTTGCTGGGCCTCGTGACGGGATTCGACGTCGCTATCGGGCGCGTGTTTGGTCTTATGGGCGCGCTGATACCAGCTCCGCTGATGGAAGCGACGGGCAAGTGGTACTGGGGCCTCTGGCTCGGATTCATCTTCAGCATCTTTGCATGGGCGCTGTGTCTGGTATACGTTTTGCATGAACGTacgctgcctgcgccccGGAAAATAGCCCAGTCCATGCTTCACCGACGCTGCATGTCGCCCTGGCAGCACGTCACCGCATTCCTGGGCCAGTTTTGGGACCACGTCGTTCAGGTGCCCGCCGCGTTTTGGATCCTCGTTCTTGTACAGCTTCTCCAAACCGGTGCTGTTGCCTCGTACGAGTCGAACACGGTCGATATGATGGTCGTGACCCGCGGCGAGGACAATGTGGCGTCGCTCAAGTCGGCGGCGTACAAGTACTCCATGCACTATGCCATACCCATTGTGCTCACGCCCATCGTGGGCCTCGGTTTCGACAAGCTGGGCTACCGAAGTGCTGCCATTTCGGTGTGTGCCTGTTTCTACATCATAGCCATGTCATTGATGGGCTTTTCCCAGGTGCATCCTGTCGTACCGATGCTCTTCGATGCATTTGGGTACACACTGAACAGCGTGCCATTTCTCACAACCGTACCGTTGCTTGTGCGTCGGCAAACGCTCATGGGCACAGCGCACGGCATTCTCAAGGCGTTCAATGCCTCTGGCGAGACCATCATGCAAGTCGCAGGTGGCTCGCTCCAAGACCGAGCCGTGAGGCACGGCAAGCCCATGCGCGAAAAGTACGACTACATGCTGTACCTGGTGCTGACCTTCAAGGGACTCGAGGCCCTGTACGGCGGCCTCTACCACGCCCTGGACCGGCGCTACTTTGGCGGTGTCATGCGTATGACAgagaagcagcgcgtcAAAAAAGAAgccgagctcggcgagcagaGCTACGGCTCACTGTGCCGGCCACATGCTTTCTGGACGGTGCTGGGCTGCGTCACGTCTGTGCTGATTGTGGCGGCGGCCTACGGTGTATTTATCCACTTCTGGATCACGAATCCCGACGAAAAACCTGGCACGGCCTGA
- a CDS encoding septicolysin — MLLAEALAERAEAQRQYEQVMQRLLRVVRVQEGDAPVEDPEELLASANGILDRMEWLIRCINRTNMMTLMDEKHTLTDAIAFRDMALKRRKLYSDVAAKASTGQDRYSRSEIKYVNVMDVREMQKKVDKLAAEYRHLDTRIQKMNWEVALIER, encoded by the coding sequence ATGTTACTAGCAGAGGCCTTGGCAGAGAGAGCCGAGGCACAGCGGCAATATGAACAGGTGATGCAGCGATTACTGCGAGTTGTACGAGTACAAGAGGGAGATGCCCCCGTAGAGGATCCTGAAGAACTGCTCGCGAGTGCCAACGGGATTTTGGACCGTATGGAATGGCTGATCCGGTGTATTAACCGGACGAACATGATGACCTTGATGGATGAGAAGCATACGCTGACAGATGCGATAGCATTTCGAGATATGGCTCTAAAGCGACGGAAGCTGTATTCGGATGTGGCAGCCAAGGCCAGTACGGGTCAAGATCGGTACTCACGGAGTGAAATTAAGTATGTGAACGTGATGGACGTACGGGAGATGCAAAAGAAAGTGGACAAGCTAGCAGCAGAGTACCGTCACCTGGACACACGCATACAAAAAATGAACTGGGAGGTGGCGTTAATCGAGAGGTGA
- a CDS encoding pre-rRNA-processing protein IPI1, with product MGTKRKATKPAVDFTKTKQKLGKGKQAASNATDTSFRAKAIAMPQQSILLDRSHQVTTRRRQTLNDLVQHTHHPSPGVRKDAVMGMLELVKTYAGFLELHCAALINAALPLLGDDDVHVRGAVATYFGVLLDRLDDEAFAPFAPSMLLLTTSAMSHISMAVRIDALRVLSLLLDKVPALATEDWESALDAHSGSDRHGQRLLQAFFAMLGVAADAHRQRLGLSTASTASVELGTSQRLRILRALGQFLSVTDQEEHGMWCFQSAFASPSDLEHFEGLFQPSKACALWTVAAMPSASSYEIHEALVHGATSQEAPVSAHERLVRILHPSLLSTLLDALPSVMSPDGHRSDAHAELAQHILQVYLLLWRRTITSHLAAGAAQGTTRVAVPSLPQLSQLLTHLAPYFAEKSEMLHLHVIYCELVALYTVATQKAHHLSSVPFLLDLLSEPSLSPALYEALLPTFWLVVSSPMDGHTDVMAALLTHFDTLRDRTLQAAAFRFLARLAMLPTYKSLQANIDALYTPLWNTWILSLPRVLWQAATWAVSSKASPAEARDAQRLVEDVLTFLRWIALMPRHPFFDHAHVLNELAPRLTPLFHVEHPQRGPIPGPYHKWPVATQHLAQALTKLVSSP from the coding sequence ATGGGCACCAAGCGCAAAGCGACGAAGCCCGCGGTCGATTTCACCAAGACCAAGCAAAAGCTCGGCAAGGGCAAGCAGGCGGCGAGCAATGCCACGGACACGTCGTTCCGCGCCAAGGCCATTGCGATGCCGCAGCAGTCGATCCTGCTCGATCGGTCACACCAGgtgacgacgcgtcgtcggcagACGCTCAATGATCTCGTGCAACACACGCATCATCCTTCGCCCGGCGTGCGAAAAGACGCCGTCATgggcatgctcgagctcgtgaAAACGTATGCGGGCTTTCTCGAACTGCACTGCGCAGCCCTGATCAATGCCGCCTTGCCACTCCtgggcgatgacgacgtgcATGTTCGAGGTGCGGTGGCGACGTACTTTGGCGTCCTGCTTGACAGGcttgacgacgaggcgttCGCCCCATTTGCGCCCTCCATGCTGCTGCTTACGACGTCTGCCATGTCGCACATTTCCATGGCCGTGCGAATCGATGCCTTGCGCGTCCTGTCCCTGCTGCTCGACAAGGTGCCTGCTCTTGCCACCGAGGACTGGGAAAGTGCTTTGGACGCCCACAGCGGATCTGATAGGCACGGTCAGCGCTTACTGCAGGCGTTTTTTGCGATgctgggcgtcgcggccgaTGCACACCGCCAACGCCTGGGTctgtcgacggcgtcgacggcgtcggtCGAGTTGGGCACGTCGCAGCGACTGCGTATtctgcgtgcgctcggtCAGTTTTTGTCCGTGACGGACCAAGAGGAACACGGCATGTGGTGCTTCCAGTCGGCGTTTGCGTCGCCCAGCGATCTCGAGCACTTTGAGGGCCTGTTTCAGCCCAGCAAGGCATGTGCGCTGTGGACCGTGGCAGCCATgcccagcgcatcgtcctACGAGATCCACGAAGCTCTCGTACATGGTGCCACGAGTCAAGAGGCGCCTGTGAGTGCGCATGAACGCCTCGTACGCATCTTGCACCCGTCTCTGCTGTCGACGCTACTCGATGCCCTGCCCAGCGTCATGTCCCCCGATGGCCATCGATcagacgcgcacgccgagctGGCTCAGCATATCCTGCAAGTATACCTGCTTCTGTGGCGCAGGACCATCACGTCGCATCTGGCCGCTGGTGCCGCGCAaggcacgacgcgcgtcgccgtgccGTCGTTGCCCCAACTGAGCCAGCTTCTGACGCATCTGGCGCCCTACTTTGCCGAGAAAAGCGAGATGCTACATCTCCATGTCATCTACTGTGAGCTCGTGGCACTCTACACGGTCGCCACACAAAAGGCACACCACTTGTCGTCTGTCCCCTTCCTCCTCGACCTCCTGTCAGAGCCTTCTCTGTCGCCTGCCCTGTACGAGGCCCTGCTCCCGACGTTCTGGCTCGTCGTATCCTCACCGATGGACGGCCACACGGACGTCATGGCAGCTCTGCTGACCCATTTCGATACCCTGCGTGATCGAACGCTCCAAGCCGCGGCATTCCGCTTCCTTGCGCGACTCGCTATGCTGCCGACGTACAAATCCCTGCAAGCGAACATCGATGCACTGTATACCCCACTGTGGAACACCTGGATCCTGTCGCTCCCCCGTGTGCTCTGGCAGGCCGCAACGTGGGCCGTCTCGTCCAAGGCCTCACccgccgaggcgcgtgaCGCCCAGCGTCTCGTCGAGGACGTCCTCACGTTTCTGCGCTGGATCGCCCTCATGCCACGCCACCCGTTCTTTGATCACGCCCACGTCCTGAACGAGCTGGCTCCCCGCCTCACACCGCTCTTTCACGTCGAGCATCCCCAACGGGGCCCGATCCCTGGGCCGTACCATAAATGGCCGGTGGCCACGCAGCACTTGGCCCAGGCCCTGACTAAGCTTGTATCGTCCCCATAG
- a CDS encoding nicotinamide/nicotinate riboside kinase has translation MTEVVVIGIGGPTCSGKSTLASDLQAILTPRAGEASSIVSVDVLHQDDFCPPSEQIPWNQAWQVQDWDTPHGSSDYARLARVIQYFRAHQKLPDDFQSFEFRRSNYTCSLSPEELAVQRRRFHTQASHDGRPAPRIAILLVEGFLLYYSAVVRTLLDIRLFIRIPRNTMHKRRKERANYILDNGEVWQDPPFYFDQIVWPAYLEAHAGMFECGDPEHGKAIAPQNDEAPDGGALQHLIVLEGESCTKPQLALAACNVIRPSLIR, from the exons ATGACGGAGGTAGTGGTCATTGGTATAGG GGGACCTACGTGTTCCGGCAAGTCGACGCTCGCGAGCGATCTGCAGGCGATTCtgacgccgcgcgccggTGAAGCATCGTCCATCGTGTCTGTGGACGTCCTGCATCAGGACGACTTTTGTCCTCCCAGCGAGCAGATTCCATGGAACCAGGCGTGGCAGGTCCAAGATTGGGACACGCCACATGGATCA TCGGATTACGCCCGTCTTGCTCGTGTGATCCAATATTTCCGAGCGCACCAAAAACTACCGGACGATTTCCAGAGCTTTGAGTTCCGACGAAGCAATTATACCTGTTCGCTTAGCCCTGAGGAACTTGCCGTCCAGCGCAGGCGATTTCATACACAGGCCTCGCATGACGGACGGCCGGCACCTCGTATCGCTATCCTACTAGTCGAAGGCTTCTTGCTCTATTACAGCGCGGTTGttcgcacgctgctggatatCCGCTTGTTCATTCGCATTCCTCGAAACACGATGCACAAGCGACGCAAAGAGCGTGCCAACTATATTTTGGACAATGGCGAGGTTTGGCAAGATCCACCGTTCTACTTTGACCAGATCGTGTGGCCTGCGTATCTTGAGGCCCATGCAGGCATGTTTGAATGCGGCGATCCGGAGCATGGGAAGGCCATCGCGCCACAAAatgacgaggcgccggatGGCGGAGCTCTCCAACACTTGATCGTGCTGGAAGGCGAGTCATGCACCAAACCCCAATTGGCCTTGGCAGCCTGCAATGTCATCCGCCCATCATTGATTCGGTAG
- a CDS encoding DUF833 domain protein produces the protein MCVVFWTTHVPDYSLILLANRDEFLQRPAEPAAWRTHGHRILCGIDEVAGGTWVGMSSSGAISALTNVYEFPQVRTTADGRPLQSRGELVKQWLQGHESPNTLDHMYASRHAYGAFNLLLGRIKDGHVYMSYLTNRPSDAPIRSWHEPKVRGLSNSSPNDPWPKVRWGEALVEDVLARERHDEAELIERLFEVLQSTSASSATQEDLPRLIHVPPMRMPSSADGTRLASAQEVREATTGWYGTRTSTMILVSRAAPYRAVFVERDCYTLHNDEPRRICYTDPAERAKHERYYEWELAE, from the coding sequence ATGTGTGTCGTGTTTTGGACGACGCATGTTCCAGACTACAGTTTGATTTTGCTAGCGAATCGTGATGAGTTTTTGCAGCGACCTGCGGAGCCcgctgcatggcgcacTCATGGCCACCGAATCTTATGTGGCATCGACGAAGTGGCAGGGGGCACTTGGGtcggcatgtcgtcgtcgggcGCCATCTCGGCCCTGACGAATGTCTACGAATTTCCGCAGGTACGGACAACAGCAGATGGACGTCCGCTGCAATCTCGTGGCGAGCTTGTGAAGCAGTGGCTTCAAGGCCATGAGTCGCCGAATACGCTGGATCATATGTATGCGTCCCGGCATGCATACGGCGCGTTTAATTTATTGCTAGGTCGCATCAAGGATGGACACGTGTATATGAGCTATCTGACGAACCGACCGAGTGATGCGCCTATCCGCTCGTGGCACGAACCGAAGGTGCGTGGCCTCAGCAACAGCTCCCCCAACGACCCATGGCCCAAAGTCCGATGGGGCGAGGCTCTCGTAGAGGACGTGTTGGCTCGTGAACGGCATGACGAGGCTGAGCTGATCGAGAGGTTGTTTGAAGTGCTGCAGagcacgtcggcatcgagcgcaaCGCAGGAGGATCTGCCGCGTCTGATCCATGTACCGCCTATGCGCATGCCCAGCAGTGCGGACGGCACGCGACTGGCCTCGGCTCAAGAGGTGCGAGAGGCCACGACGGGATGGtacggcacgcgcacgtcgaccATGATCCTGGTatcgcgcgctgcgccgtaCCGAGCGGTGTTTGTCGAGCGAGACTGTTACACACTACACAACGACGAGCCTAGGCGGATTTGTTACACGGATCCAGCAGAGCGAGCGAAGCACGAGCGATATTATGAATGGGAATTGGCCGAATGA
- a CDS encoding DNA-directed RNA polymerase III subunit RPC11 — protein MQLPVSSRMYLQRKQVDDVMGGEDSWKNVDSTEVTCPKCDNDRAYFMQLQIRSADEPMTTFYKCTRTECGHQWREN, from the exons ATGCAGCTCCCAGTGTCATCGCGTATGTacctgcagcgcaagcaGGTCGACGACGTTATGGGCGGCGAAGATAGTTGGAAAAATGTGGACAGCACAGAAG TTACGTGCCCCAAGTGTGACAATGACCGTGCCTACTtcatgcagctgcagatTCGATCTGCTGATGAGCCAA TGACCACCTTTTACAAATGCACGCGCACCGAATGTGGCCACCAGTGGCGCGAAAATTGA
- a CDS encoding structure-specific recognition protein 1: MATTQFDNVYHGSGKLLGMIRFSDAGLGWKPLDEGATVTIPAEQMTAFAWLRVARQFQLKIRLKGTSDQEEGEHVATFENFQRDDHAKLEQVLRECYDKPLETIEVSTRGWNWGAADVDEHDIRFFVKNKLAFSLPLANIANSNIAGRTEVSMEFINPKDQQPEQNTGAASSADALPFQGSKKNRPDQLVEMRLYIPGQVERDEAEDEEDEKDVKEEDQELEEEEEGEEEDGEEESAALAFHNTIKAKADIGQVAGDGILVLKEVLVLTPRGRYDIDMFPSFLRLRGKTYDYKILYSSITQLFLLPKPDEVHVLFIVALDPPIRQGQTRYPFLVLQFPREEEMDAELNLDEETIQTKYEGKLKKRYEEPTFRIVTNLFRVFSQQKVHVPTGFTNSTGQECVRCNVKANDGVLYPLNRGLIWVSKQPVLISYNDVHQFVFSRVGGAVASAKTFDMRVELSHGVDHTFQSISREELDNLNHFFAERKLRVKNELTEEAMGIKASVDELLGDDDDEDESGKRRRDDDDDDDEEEDEDFEAESDDDDGGSPSEGSSDDEDDDAVPDEDDPPKSKKPRT, from the coding sequence ATGGCCACGACCCAGTTTGACAACGTGTACCATGGCAGCGGCAAGCTGCTGGGTATGATCCGGTTCTCTGATGCCGGGTTAGGATGGAAGCCATTGGATGAGGGCGCGACTGTGACCATTCCCGCTGAGCAGATGACGGCCTTTGCGTGGCTtcgcgtggcgcgccaATTTCAGCTCAAGATCCGGCTCAAAGGCACGTCGGACCAGGAAGAGGGCGAGCATGTCGCGACGTTTGAAAACTTTCAGCGCGATGACCATGCcaagctcgagcaggtaCTGCGCGAGTGCTATGACAAGCCGCTCGAGACGATTGAGGTATCGACGCGCGGTTGGAATTGGGGCGCCGCTGATGTCGATGAACACGATATCCGGTTCTTTGTGAAGAATAAGCTGGCATTTTCGTTGCCGCTTGCGAATATTGCGAACAGCAACATTGCCGGCCGTACGGAAGTCAGCATGGAGTTTATCAACCCCAAGGACCAGCAGCCTGAGCAAAACACCGGTGCTGCGTCGAGTGCCGATGCCCTGCCCTTCCAGGGATCGAAGAAGAACCGGCCTGATCAGCTCGTTGAGATGCGCCTCTACATTCCCGGACAAGTAGAGCGTGACGAGGcggaggacgaggaggacgagAAGGACGTCAAGGAGGAAGACCAGGAActtgaagaagaagaagaaggcgaggaagaagacggcGAAGAGGAGAGTGCTGCGCTGGCCTTCCACAATACCATCAAAGCCAAGGCCGATATCGGACAGGTGGCCGGCGATGGCATTCTCGTGCTCAAAGAAGTTTTGGTTCTTACGCCGCGTGGCCGCTACGATATCGACATGTTCCCTTCCTTTTTGCGCCTGCGCGGCAAGACGTACGACTACAAGATTCTTTACAGTTCCATCACGCAGCTATTCCTCCTGCCCAAGCCAGACGAAGTGCATGTCCTGTTTATTGTGGCGCTGGATCCGCCGATTCGACAAGGCCAGACGCGGTACCCGTTCCTTGTGCTACAGTTCCCACGCGAAGAGGAAAtggacgccgagctcaATCTCGACGAAGAGACGATCCAGACCAAGTACGAGGGCAAGCTCAAGAAGCGGTACGAGGAGCCAACCTTCCGCATCGTCACGAATCTTTTCCGCGTATTCTCCCAGCAAAAAGTACACGTGCCTACAGGCTTTACCAACAGCACGGGTCAGGAATGCGTGCGTTGCAATGTCAAGGCGAACGATGGTGTGCTATACCCACTCAACCGCGGGCTTATCTGGGTATCCAAGCAGCCTGTCCTCATTTCGTACAATGACGTGCACCAATTCGTGTTCAGTCGCGtaggcggcgctgtggcgtCGGCCAAGACGTTTGATATGCGCGTGGAATTGTCGCACGGCGTCGATCATACGTTCCAGTCCATCAGCCGAGAAGAACTCGATAACCTCAACCACTTTTTCGCGGAACGCAAACTGCGTGTCAAGAACGAGCTCACCGAGGAGGCGATGGGCATCAAAGCATCCGTGGACGAGCTACTGggtgacgatgatgacgaagatgaGTCCGGCAAGCGCCGTcgcgatgacgacgacgacgatgacgaagaagaagacgaagacTTTGAGGCCGAGTCagatgacgacgacggtGGCAGTCCATCCGAAGGCTCGagtgacgacgaagacgacgacgccgtgccggaCGAAGACGACCCACCCAAGTCGAAAAAGCCCCGGACATAG
- a CDS encoding mitochondrial 37S ribosomal protein RSM19 encodes MFGSAVRSSRSAWKGPFFVPFPNLQQALKNNAPIRTNARSCTILPNFVGLKFLVHNGKFHLPVTITEEMVGHKLGEFAPTRKRFSYRLTKNK; translated from the coding sequence ATGTTTGGCTCGGCGGTGCGAAGCTCGCGCTCTGCGTGGAAGGGCCCCTTTTTCGTGCCCTTCCCCAACTTACAGCAGGCTCTGAAGAACAACGCGCCTATTCGCACGAATGCGCGGAGCTGCACCATTCTGCCCAACTTTGTGGGACTCAAATTCTTGGTGCATAATGGCAAGTTTCATCTTCCTGTGACCATCACGGAAGAAATGGTCGGGCACAAGCTCGGCGAATTCGCACCCACACGCAAGCGCTTCAGCTACCGTCTTACCAAGAACAAGTAA
- a CDS encoding eukaryotic aspartyl protease gives MLLLLPTLALLLASLSFAARIDLSRDAKNNATSFKGEMQYILNKYAAISNRHHNRTGEHLNIVNMDHVNKQKRAIGKTSLRRDKAWSGTIQVGFPPQKALVVFDTGSSDLVIDKSSYHPKLSLTSKKLNKKFDFSYASLHVYGDLYTDKVAIGGVKARDVPIGHGKEDFDGDSTGGTFGLSFAHSQNSGFEVDQKPFIWAAKKQHLIQSSTYQFTLRPNGGASLNVGKVDLFELGGLITWTDKNTDKTFWRISVELNGNKIHNAIADTGTNVIAGPNEEVKELLDKLDGISVEQSDDGSYQGYYSCKNPPHLSFKVAGQTFKFPEAAMNFGRDGDKCLLSIFGTPGMQDWILGSPFFEIASVILNYDVGRMGFAKYK, from the coding sequence ATGCTTCTTCTCCTTCCAACGCTTGCTCTCCTTCTAGCCTCTCTCTCTTTCGCTGCTCGCATCGATCTCTCTCGGGATGCGAAAAACAATGCTACCTCTTTCAAAGGTGAAATGCAGTACATCTTGAACAAGTACGCTGCTATTTCAAACCGTCATCACAACAGGACTGGTGAGCACCTGAATATCGTCAACATGGATCATGTCAATAAGCAGAAGCGTGCTATCGGTAAGACGTCTCTTCGTAGAGACAAGGCTTGGTCCGGCACAATTCAAGTCGGTTTCCCCCCGCAAAAGGCTTTAGTCGTCTTCGACACTGGCTCCTCTGACCTTGTCATCGACAAGTCTTCATATCATCCCAAACTCTCTCTCACATCCAAGAAGTTGAACAAGAAATTTGATTTTTCTTACGCAAGTCTCCATGTCTATGGCGATCTTTACACGGACAAGGTCGCCATTGGCGGCGTCAAGGCCAGGGATGTTCCCATCGGTCACGGTAAAGAAGACTTTGATGGTGATAGCACTGGCGGGACCTTTGGCCTCTCCTTCGCCCATTCTCAGAACAGCGGCTTTGAAGTGGACCAAAAGCCTTTTATATGGGCTGCCAAGAAGCAACACCTCATTCAATCCAGCACGTATCAATTCACTCTCCGTCCCAACGGTGGAGCCAGTCTCAACGTTGGCAAGGTCGATCTCTTTGAGTTGGGCGGTCTCATTACTTGGACGGACAAAAATACTGATAAGACGTTTTGGAGGATCAGTGTGGAACTTAATGGAAACAAGATTCACAATGCTATTGCTGACACGGGTACCAATGTGATTGCCGGCCCGAACGAAGAAGTCAAGGAGCTGTTGGATAAGCTCGATGGTATTTCTGTCGAGCAGTCCGATGATGGATCGTATCAGGGCTATTACAGTTGCAAGAACCCTCCTCACTTAAGCTTCAAGGTCGCTGGACAGACCTTTAAATTCCCTGAAGCAGCCATGAACTTCGGTCGTGATGGTGATAAGTGCTTATTGTCCATTTTTGGTACGCCAGGTATGCAGGATTGGATCCTCGGCTCACCCTTTTTTGAAATTGCTTCTGTTATTCTCAACTATGACGTTGGCCGTATGGGCTTTGCCAAGTACAAGTAG